A window from Salvelinus fontinalis isolate EN_2023a chromosome 8, ASM2944872v1, whole genome shotgun sequence encodes these proteins:
- the LOC129861322 gene encoding G-protein coupled receptor 61-like: MEPPSDTSSSPWNTSTSLSRPPGPWLPALPVSLHPNVSFPVGIGASGAPLSLTHSLALVAMLLMDLLAVIGNLAVMAVITKTLQLRKFAFVFHLCLVDLLAALVLMPLGMLSDRILVHDEALCQSYLCLSVGLVSAAILSISAINVERYYYIVHPMRHEVKMTVGVVVAVLVGIWVKAIVMSALPLLGWVPQGNQGVGVGLGRGLGSPVIPGPPSQRRCSLHWTGGGGTTRLIFMVFFTFVYFLCTVLIILIVYCNMFKVARVASMQHGPLPMLMDTPGPRPHHSESLSSHSTMAVSLGGPGGSCPPLRTPSQRTFNGGKAAAVLVAVGGQFLCCWLPYFSFHLYAALVSTPQASLASAQLEEVVTWIGYFCFTSNPFFYGCLNRQIRTELGRSLACLFKRAGPGDGHQLASREASIEENFLQFLQGTGCNLEPSTQAHSRASRTEEEAGERGSLRDVPRQGNTLVQEHTPVDFHIPGQIIEKTSEFLEQQDLNLNDDINLAENCCRVNRTVLDSD, from the exons ATGGAGCCTCCTTCTGACACCTCCAGTTCCCCCTGGaacacctccacctccctctccagacctccag GGCCATGGCTCCCAGCCCTCCCAGTCTCGCTGCACCCCAACGTGAGTTTTCCTGTGGGCATCGGCGCCAGCGGCGCCCCCCTATCCCTGACCCACTCCCTGGCCCTGGTTGCCATGCTCCTCATGGACCTCCTGGCCGTCATTGGCAACCTAGCCGTCATGGCTGTCATCACCAAGACGCTGCAGCTGAGGAAGTTCGCCTTCGTGTTCCATCTGTGTCTGGTTGACCTGCTGGCGGCTCTGGTTCTGATGCCTCTGGGGATGCTGTCGGACCGGATCTTGGTGCATGATGAGGCACTCTGTCAGAGCTACCTCTGCCTGAGTGTAGGGCTGGTCAGTGCCGCCATTTTGTCTATCTCTGCCATCAACGTGGAGAGGTATTACTACATCGTCCACCCGATGCGCCACGAGGTGAAAATGACAGTAGGGGTGGTTGTGGCAGTGTTAGTCGGTATCTGGGTCAAAGCTATTGTGATGTCAGCTCTGCCTCTACTGGGTTGGGTGCCCCAGGGAAACCAGGGGGTAGGTGTCGGACTTGGAAGAGGACTAGGGAGTCCCGTGATCCCGGGTCCTCCAAGCCAGAGACGTTGCTCCCTACACtggactggaggaggagggacCACACGATTAATCTTCATGGTCTTCTTCACCTTTGTCTACTTCCTGTGTACAGTACTGATCATCCTGATTGTGTACTGTAACATGTTTAAAGTAGCCCGGGTGGCATCCATGCAGCATGGCCCCTTACCTATGTTGATGGACACACCTGGGCCCCGCCCTCACCACTCCGAGTCCCTCAGCAGCCACTCCACCATGGCTGTCAGCTTGGGGGGCCCTGGGGGCTCGTGTCCTCCACTCCGCACCCCCAGTCAGAGGACCTTCAATGGGGGTAAAGCCGCAGCAGTCCTGGTGGCGGTTGGAGGCCAGTTCCTATGCTGCTGGCTGCCTTACTTCTCCTTCCACCTGTACGCCGCCCTGGTCTCTACCCCCCAGGCTTCCCTGGCTTCGGCTCAGCTGGAAGAGGTTGTGACCTGGATCGGTTACTTCTGCTTCACCTCTAACCCTTTCTTCTATGGCTGTCTGAATCGGCAGATCCGAACGGAGCTGGGCCGAAGCCTGGCCTGTCTCTTTAAGCGGGCGGGGCCGGGCGATGGGCATCAGCTGGCCAGCCGAGAGGCCTCTATCGAGGAGAACTTCCTCCAGTTCCTCCAGGGGACAGGGTGCAATCTGGAACCCTCCACCCAGGCACACAGCAGGGCCAGCAGGACCGAGGAGGAGGCGGGGGAGAGGGGCAGTCTTCGAGATGTACCTCGTCAGGGCAACACGCTGGTCCAGGAACACACGCCTGTTGACTTCCACATCCCTGGACAGATTATCGAGAAGACCTCGGAGTTCTTGGAGCAACAGGATCTGAATCTGAACGATGACATCAACCTAGCGGAAAACTGCTGCAGAGTAAACAGGACGGTGCTGGACAGTGACTGA